Proteins encoded within one genomic window of Dermatophilus congolensis:
- a CDS encoding DUF3618 domain-containing protein, translating into MSNGTRSPQEIENDIVRSRNRLAATVDELAYRVKPKTIVARQAESARETLNKAVKNEHGEPRLEVIAPAAIVVVGLTAVAIARRARG; encoded by the coding sequence ATGAGCAACGGCACCCGTTCTCCCCAAGAGATCGAGAACGACATTGTCCGGTCCCGGAACCGTTTGGCCGCGACGGTCGACGAGCTGGCGTACCGAGTCAAGCCGAAGACGATTGTCGCTCGCCAGGCGGAGTCTGCGCGGGAAACACTGAACAAGGCTGTGAAGAATGAGCATGGTGAGCCTCGTCTTGAGGTGATTGCCCCGGCAGCGATCGTGGTGGTCGGTTTGACTGCTGTGGCTATCGCACGTCGTGCGCGTGGCTGA
- a CDS encoding GroES family chaperonin, with translation MAEVAAQARTSSGLPIRMLGDRVLLRPEDKEGERQSGGGLLIPATASLGKRLAWAEVVAVGQHVRQVSLEDYALFDPSEQPDVELDGVRYVLARERDLHAVRAAPGDDAAAGLYL, from the coding sequence GTGGCTGAAGTGGCAGCGCAGGCACGAACCTCATCTGGATTGCCGATCCGGATGCTCGGTGACCGCGTGTTGTTGCGGCCTGAGGATAAAGAGGGTGAGCGGCAGTCTGGCGGCGGATTGTTGATTCCTGCCACGGCTAGCCTTGGCAAGAGGCTTGCCTGGGCGGAGGTTGTTGCTGTGGGGCAGCATGTGCGGCAGGTCTCGTTGGAGGATTACGCGCTGTTTGACCCTAGCGAGCAGCCGGATGTGGAGCTTGATGGCGTGCGGTATGTGTTGGCGCGTGAGCGTGATCTGCATGCGGTGCGGGCTGCGCCTGGCGATGACGCTGCCGCTGGTCTGTATCTGTGA
- a CDS encoding copper resistance CopC family protein: protein MPSSVTFTFNEEINSQFSQIVLVGNDGKPHPATDIQTKGEKVTAAIPQGLTGPSVKAKYRIVSADGHPVGGEVTFTVPATTPTPSAPAPAASSSAASPAPAPTDTSTPENASESSKPWLIGAAAAAALLIGGAILLARRKRKQ from the coding sequence ATGCCCAGCTCGGTCACATTCACCTTCAACGAAGAAATCAACTCTCAGTTCTCCCAGATCGTGCTGGTCGGCAATGACGGCAAACCCCACCCCGCCACAGACATACAAACCAAAGGCGAAAAAGTAACCGCTGCCATCCCTCAAGGTCTCACCGGCCCATCCGTGAAAGCGAAATACCGCATCGTCTCCGCTGACGGGCACCCCGTCGGAGGAGAAGTGACCTTCACTGTGCCGGCAACAACACCTACACCCTCTGCGCCCGCGCCAGCAGCCTCCAGCAGCGCCGCCAGCCCCGCACCGGCACCCACAGACACCAGCACCCCAGAAAACGCCTCAGAAAGCTCAAAACCATGGCTTATTGGCGCTGCTGCAGCAGCCGCGCTCCTCATCGGCGGAGCGATCCTCCTCGCCCGCCGCAAGCGCAAGCAATAA
- the orn gene encoding oligoribonuclease gives MTGLSLEHDALIEVAAIVTNFDLEPLDEGVDVIIKPPAEALAQMNDFVHQMHVDSGLLAELDGGVSLDEAQRQVLEYVRGHAPEAGKTPLGGNTVGTDRAFLARDMPELEGHLHYRNIDVSSVKELSRRWFPRAYFNAPAKHGGHRALGDIRDSINELRYYREAVFVADPGPDSATAKEIAARHELPVPDGGAGVS, from the coding sequence ATGACGGGTTTGTCTTTGGAGCATGACGCCTTGATTGAGGTGGCTGCGATTGTGACGAACTTTGATCTTGAGCCGTTGGATGAGGGGGTTGATGTGATCATCAAACCTCCGGCGGAGGCGTTGGCTCAGATGAATGATTTTGTGCATCAGATGCATGTCGATTCGGGTTTGCTTGCGGAGTTGGATGGTGGGGTGTCGCTGGATGAGGCGCAGCGGCAGGTTCTTGAGTATGTGCGTGGTCATGCTCCTGAGGCAGGTAAGACACCTTTGGGGGGTAACACGGTGGGCACGGATCGGGCGTTTTTGGCGCGGGATATGCCGGAGCTGGAGGGGCATCTTCACTACCGGAATATTGATGTGAGTTCGGTTAAGGAGTTGTCGCGTCGGTGGTTCCCGCGGGCGTATTTCAATGCGCCGGCTAAGCATGGTGGGCACCGGGCGTTGGGAGATATCCGGGACAGCATCAATGAGCTGCGGTATTACCGTGAGGCGGTGTTTGTGGCTGATCCGGGGCCGGATTCTGCTACGGCTAAAGAGATCGCGGCGCGGCATGAGTTGCCGGTTCCTGATGGTGGTGCTGGGGTGTCGTGA
- a CDS encoding PrsW family intramembrane metalloprotease: MDQRSTHPTTTQTVRTQRSRRQRLRRGFVFAAVLLAFGVTGWLLPTVIGLELGGATGLLALTVSLLPVGIVMPLLLWLDAYEAEPPAMVMLAFLWGAVIATGTALALNTGSTLLLASATADPDAVSAVLVAPIVEESLKGAGLLFILFWRREEFDGIIDGIVYAGVIACGFAFAENILYLGRAFNESGTEGLVAVFVIRGLISPFAHPLFTGVTGVALGWSLQRGPFLRCIIPPLGLCAAMTLHAAWNLSSVTGAGGFWSAYLVFQMPIFVAFTAFAIWVRVRERGLIRSHLTVYADYGWISPAEVRMLTSISERRTARSWAHAVGGREGKTAMRDFQDDAVELAMLRRRMTNGSAGPGAPAEERRLLEAMTAARAVLG; encoded by the coding sequence ATGGACCAGCGGTCCACGCACCCCACCACCACACAAACCGTGCGCACCCAACGCTCACGGCGACAACGCCTCCGCCGCGGCTTTGTCTTCGCCGCCGTACTACTAGCATTCGGCGTCACCGGATGGCTCCTGCCCACCGTCATCGGACTCGAACTCGGCGGAGCCACCGGACTACTCGCCCTGACCGTGTCCCTGCTGCCCGTGGGCATCGTCATGCCACTACTGCTCTGGCTCGACGCCTACGAAGCCGAACCCCCCGCTATGGTCATGCTCGCCTTCCTCTGGGGCGCAGTCATCGCCACCGGAACCGCCCTAGCCCTCAACACCGGATCCACCCTGCTCCTAGCCTCAGCCACCGCCGACCCAGACGCCGTCAGCGCCGTACTCGTAGCCCCCATCGTCGAAGAATCACTCAAAGGAGCAGGACTGCTATTCATCCTGTTCTGGCGACGCGAAGAATTCGACGGCATCATCGACGGAATCGTCTACGCCGGCGTCATCGCCTGCGGCTTCGCATTCGCCGAAAACATCCTCTACCTCGGCCGCGCCTTCAACGAGAGCGGCACCGAAGGCCTCGTAGCCGTCTTCGTCATCCGCGGCCTCATCTCCCCATTCGCCCACCCCCTATTCACCGGCGTAACCGGCGTAGCACTCGGCTGGAGCCTGCAGCGCGGCCCCTTCCTACGCTGCATCATCCCGCCACTAGGCCTCTGCGCCGCCATGACCCTCCACGCCGCCTGGAACCTCTCCTCCGTCACCGGCGCAGGCGGATTCTGGTCCGCCTACCTCGTATTCCAAATGCCCATCTTCGTCGCATTTACCGCCTTCGCGATCTGGGTACGCGTACGCGAACGCGGACTCATCCGCAGCCACCTGACCGTCTACGCCGACTACGGATGGATCTCCCCAGCCGAAGTGCGCATGCTCACCAGCATCTCCGAACGCCGCACCGCACGATCCTGGGCCCACGCCGTCGGCGGACGAGAAGGCAAAACAGCAATGCGCGACTTCCAAGACGACGCCGTCGAACTAGCCATGCTCCGTCGCCGCATGACCAACGGCAGCGCCGGACCCGGCGCCCCCGCCGAAGAACGCCGCCTCCTCGAAGCCATGACAGCCGCACGCGCCGTACTGGGCTAA
- a CDS encoding carbon-nitrogen hydrolase family protein: protein MRIALAQITTSRDLNTNLDLVHTWAHKAATHNADLVIFPEATMRAFGNRLTDIAEPLDGPWANHIRHIAATTNITIAVGMFTPATTPGKVRNTLLITGKNIDTHYDKIHLYDAFGFAESDTVEPGNTPVTVDIAGMRIGLTTCYDIRFPNLYTTLAKAGAHATIVAASWGTGVGKIHAWETLTTARALDSTTYILACGQARPAGATTSTAPTGAGHSRIITPTGETLTAAHEAPELLIADIDSDTVTIARRELPVLANTHEFH from the coding sequence ATGCGCATCGCGTTGGCACAAATCACCACCAGCCGAGACCTAAACACAAACCTCGACCTCGTACACACCTGGGCACACAAAGCCGCCACCCACAACGCCGACCTCGTCATCTTCCCCGAAGCAACAATGCGCGCCTTCGGCAACCGCCTTACCGACATCGCCGAACCCCTCGACGGCCCCTGGGCAAACCACATCCGCCACATCGCCGCCACCACCAACATCACCATCGCCGTCGGCATGTTCACCCCCGCCACCACCCCCGGCAAAGTACGCAACACCCTGCTCATCACCGGCAAAAACATCGACACCCACTACGACAAAATCCACCTCTACGACGCCTTCGGATTCGCCGAATCCGACACAGTAGAACCCGGAAACACCCCCGTCACCGTCGACATCGCAGGCATGCGCATCGGCCTAACCACCTGCTACGACATCCGATTCCCCAACCTCTACACCACCCTCGCCAAAGCCGGCGCCCACGCCACCATCGTTGCCGCCTCATGGGGCACCGGAGTAGGAAAAATCCACGCCTGGGAAACCCTCACCACCGCCCGCGCGCTCGACTCCACCACCTACATCCTCGCCTGCGGCCAAGCACGCCCCGCCGGCGCCACCACCAGCACAGCACCAACCGGCGCCGGGCACTCCCGCATCATCACCCCCACCGGAGAAACCCTCACCGCCGCACACGAAGCTCCCGAACTCCTCATCGCCGACATCGACAGCGACACCGTCACCATCGCCCGCCGCGAACTGCCCGTCCTCGCCAACACCCACGAATTCCACTAG
- a CDS encoding cupin domain-containing protein, whose translation MSDVELPDWAKPLGMVPHPEGGWYVETYRSSTVIPGSMLAEHGGDRASATGIQFMLLPGEQSAWHRVVSDELWLYTRGGRVALELGGVGDVPEVTDRLVIGPDPSAGDVVQGLVPAGVWQRAYPLDAQPSLVSCIVTPGFDFADFELYRA comes from the coding sequence ATGAGTGATGTAGAGCTGCCCGATTGGGCTAAACCGCTTGGCATGGTTCCGCACCCAGAGGGTGGTTGGTATGTCGAGACGTACCGTTCTTCGACGGTGATTCCTGGGAGCATGCTTGCAGAGCATGGTGGTGACCGTGCGAGCGCGACGGGTATTCAGTTCATGCTGTTGCCGGGTGAGCAGTCTGCCTGGCATCGAGTGGTCTCGGATGAGTTGTGGCTGTATACGCGTGGTGGCCGGGTGGCGCTGGAGTTGGGTGGTGTTGGGGATGTTCCTGAGGTGACTGACAGGCTTGTCATTGGTCCTGATCCTTCGGCTGGTGACGTGGTCCAGGGGTTGGTTCCAGCTGGGGTGTGGCAGCGTGCGTATCCGCTGGATGCGCAGCCTTCGCTTGTTTCTTGCATTGTCACGCCGGGTTTTGATTTCGCGGATTTTGAGCTGTATAGGGCCTAG
- a CDS encoding metal-sensitive transcriptional regulator has translation MCCTDSGVVDPGYVGEKERYLKRLRRIEGQVRGIARMVDEGQYCIDILTQISALDSALENVALGLLEDHLRHCVADAARTGGDVADAKLAEATAAIRRLVKS, from the coding sequence ATTTGTTGCACGGATAGTGGTGTGGTTGATCCGGGGTATGTGGGTGAGAAGGAGAGGTATCTCAAGCGGTTGCGGCGGATTGAGGGGCAGGTGCGTGGGATTGCTCGGATGGTTGACGAAGGCCAATACTGTATTGACATTTTGACGCAGATTTCTGCGTTGGATTCAGCGTTAGAGAACGTTGCCTTGGGGTTGTTGGAGGATCACCTGCGTCATTGTGTTGCTGATGCTGCCCGCACCGGCGGTGATGTCGCTGACGCTAAGCTCGCGGAGGCCACTGCGGCTATCCGGCGGCTCGTAAAATCCTGA
- a CDS encoding GTPase family protein, producing MGNETGQLLSAVENVRVQLGAATFPLDAEGTAQARTDIARLTAQLDDYILPRLRDAHAPLLAVVGGSTGSGKSTLVNSIVGEKVTESGVLRPTTRTSILIHHPTDNQWFTGPRILPTLARTTGTTPTNDPNSIHLTTNTTIPAGIAILDAPDIDSIVEANRDLSRQLLAAADLWLFVTTAARYADAVPWEMLDEAVERGTSIAIVLDRVPPGAEETIGEHLAAMLIEHGLRHSPIFTISEVPLDNGLLPLFQTQQLREWLNGLGSDARARSLLIRQTLTGALDSLDTRIKTVAETYSMQVQTKQQLDAMITSAYGAALQRITIALSDGSLLRGEILARWHEFVGTGEFLKTVEISFGRLRDRVTAAITGKPTPATELGEALRSGVAELLLSHAALAREDLTTRWDTIPAGTHLINTNPNLHRPNPNLEDKTNRLIRDWQNDILELVRAEGKDRRTTARILAIGTNTIGFILMLVLFSQTGGLTGGEIGIAGGSSVLAQRLLEAVFGDQAVRTLATKARKLLMQRCQTLLSEEENDIRSTLNTIELDPQLPRRLADALATVKASR from the coding sequence GTGGGAAACGAGACCGGTCAACTACTGAGCGCAGTAGAAAACGTGCGCGTGCAGCTCGGTGCAGCCACCTTTCCGCTCGACGCAGAAGGCACGGCGCAAGCACGAACCGACATCGCCCGCCTCACAGCTCAACTCGACGATTATATACTTCCCCGACTCCGCGACGCCCACGCCCCCCTACTCGCCGTCGTCGGAGGATCCACCGGATCAGGCAAGTCCACACTCGTTAACTCCATCGTCGGAGAAAAAGTCACCGAATCAGGCGTACTACGCCCCACCACCCGCACCAGCATCCTCATCCACCACCCCACCGACAACCAATGGTTCACCGGACCCCGCATCCTGCCCACCCTGGCACGCACCACCGGAACCACCCCCACCAACGACCCCAACAGCATCCACCTCACCACCAACACCACCATCCCCGCCGGCATAGCCATCCTCGACGCCCCCGACATCGACTCCATCGTCGAAGCCAACCGCGACCTATCCCGACAACTCCTCGCCGCCGCCGACCTATGGCTATTCGTCACCACCGCAGCCCGATACGCCGACGCCGTCCCCTGGGAAATGCTCGACGAAGCAGTAGAACGCGGCACCTCCATCGCCATCGTCCTAGACCGCGTACCCCCCGGAGCCGAAGAAACCATCGGCGAACACCTCGCCGCCATGCTCATCGAACACGGCCTACGCCACTCACCCATATTCACCATCTCCGAAGTCCCCCTCGACAACGGACTCCTACCCCTATTCCAAACCCAACAACTACGCGAATGGCTCAACGGACTCGGCTCCGACGCCCGCGCCCGCTCACTCCTCATCCGACAAACCCTCACCGGCGCACTCGACTCACTCGACACCCGCATCAAAACAGTCGCCGAAACCTACTCAATGCAAGTCCAAACCAAACAACAACTCGACGCCATGATCACCAGCGCCTACGGCGCCGCCCTCCAACGCATCACCATCGCCCTATCCGACGGCTCCCTCCTACGCGGCGAAATCCTCGCCCGCTGGCACGAATTCGTCGGAACCGGAGAATTCCTCAAAACCGTCGAAATCAGCTTCGGGCGCCTACGCGACCGAGTCACCGCAGCCATCACCGGAAAACCAACCCCCGCCACAGAACTCGGCGAAGCCCTCCGCAGCGGAGTAGCCGAACTCCTCCTCTCCCACGCCGCCCTCGCCCGCGAAGACCTCACCACCCGCTGGGACACCATCCCCGCCGGAACCCACCTCATCAACACCAACCCCAACCTCCACCGCCCCAACCCCAACCTCGAAGACAAAACCAACCGCCTCATCCGCGACTGGCAAAACGACATCCTCGAACTCGTCCGCGCCGAAGGAAAAGACCGCCGCACCACCGCCCGCATCCTCGCCATCGGCACCAACACCATCGGATTCATCCTCATGCTCGTACTCTTCAGCCAAACCGGCGGCCTCACCGGAGGTGAAATCGGCATCGCCGGCGGATCCTCCGTCCTAGCCCAACGCCTCCTCGAAGCAGTCTTCGGCGACCAAGCCGTCCGCACCCTAGCCACCAAAGCCCGCAAACTCCTCATGCAACGCTGCCAAACCCTCCTCAGTGAAGAAGAAAACGACATACGATCCACCCTCAACACCATCGAACTCGACCCACAACTACCGCGCCGCCTCGCCGACGCCCTCGCCACAGTAAAGGCCTCCCGGTGA
- a CDS encoding GTPase — MNNPDPTHGPNTRLSLALEGMITALEHGSNYLPTDTVEHTRTLLDRASERIAINSNHTVIALAGATGSGKSTLFNAFVGDLISEVGRLRPTTTTTTAAIWGNDPATELLDWLNIPNRHHVPPGTTTRINTPNLDGLILLDLPDFDSHRTEHREEADRILQLTDAFLWVTDPQKYADALIHTYLRRATDHTNISTVLLNQADRLTNEEQTACANDLQRLLHEDGLTNTHVLLTSTLTGQGLTELGHTVATTVATKTATRERLIGDLHHHARALREHVADTEPTLPENAPTNLINALAKTAGTPTILEAIDKDYRRRANATTAWPPLRWTQKLTPDPLKRLRLNAQRHPETTTAPPEEFNTLLNRTSLPAPTATAHAGVDLATRKLGETAITGLPRSWAYAIAAATHPAHDDLADALDQAILNVDLGQRRPIWWTIIGALQWAATIALATGMTWLLLLAGIGYLQLPAPATPTIGPIPLPTLLLATGALTSLLLTLLARTWTRIGAHRARTRAEKRLHTAIDDVARTRVITPVRDVLTAHRTTRENLDKILAS, encoded by the coding sequence GTGAACAACCCAGACCCCACCCACGGCCCCAACACCCGCCTAAGCCTCGCCCTCGAAGGCATGATCACCGCTCTCGAACACGGCAGCAACTACCTACCCACCGACACCGTCGAACACACACGCACCCTCCTCGACCGCGCCAGCGAACGCATAGCCATCAACAGCAACCACACCGTCATCGCCCTCGCCGGCGCCACCGGATCCGGCAAATCTACCCTCTTCAACGCCTTCGTCGGCGACCTCATCTCCGAAGTCGGACGCCTACGCCCCACCACCACAACAACCACCGCAGCCATCTGGGGCAACGACCCAGCCACCGAACTCCTCGACTGGCTCAACATCCCCAACCGCCACCACGTACCCCCCGGCACCACCACCCGCATCAACACCCCCAACCTCGACGGACTCATCCTCCTAGACCTCCCCGACTTCGACTCCCACCGCACCGAACACCGCGAAGAAGCCGACCGCATCCTTCAACTCACCGACGCATTCCTATGGGTCACCGACCCCCAGAAATACGCCGACGCCCTCATCCACACCTACCTACGCCGCGCCACCGACCACACCAACATCTCCACCGTCCTACTCAACCAAGCAGACCGCCTCACCAACGAAGAACAAACAGCCTGCGCCAACGACCTCCAACGACTCCTCCACGAAGACGGACTCACCAACACCCACGTCCTACTCACTTCCACCCTCACCGGACAAGGCCTCACCGAACTCGGCCACACCGTCGCCACCACCGTCGCCACCAAAACCGCCACCCGCGAACGCCTCATCGGCGACCTACACCACCACGCCCGCGCACTACGCGAACACGTCGCCGACACCGAACCCACCCTGCCCGAAAACGCCCCCACCAACCTCATCAACGCCCTCGCCAAAACCGCAGGAACACCCACCATCCTCGAAGCCATCGACAAGGACTACCGCCGCCGCGCCAACGCCACCACCGCCTGGCCACCCCTACGCTGGACACAAAAACTCACCCCCGACCCCCTCAAACGCCTACGCCTCAACGCCCAACGCCACCCCGAAACCACCACCGCACCACCAGAAGAATTCAACACACTCCTCAACCGCACCTCCCTGCCCGCACCCACCGCCACCGCCCACGCCGGCGTCGACCTCGCCACCCGCAAACTCGGCGAAACCGCCATCACCGGCCTACCCCGTTCCTGGGCCTACGCCATCGCCGCAGCCACCCACCCCGCCCACGACGACCTCGCCGACGCCCTCGACCAAGCCATCCTCAACGTCGACCTCGGCCAACGCCGCCCCATCTGGTGGACCATCATCGGCGCCCTCCAATGGGCAGCCACCATCGCCCTAGCCACCGGCATGACCTGGCTACTCCTCCTAGCCGGCATCGGATACCTCCAACTCCCCGCACCAGCCACCCCCACCATCGGCCCCATCCCACTACCCACCCTCCTCCTGGCCACCGGCGCCCTCACCTCACTCCTACTCACCCTCCTAGCCCGCACTTGGACCCGCATCGGCGCTCACCGCGCCCGCACCCGCGCCGAAAAACGACTCCACACAGCCATCGACGACGTCGCCCGCACCCGCGTCATCACCCCAGTACGCGACGTCCTCACCGCACACCGCACCACCCGCGAAAACCTCGACAAAATCCTCGCATCCTGA
- a CDS encoding response regulator produces the protein MKPARLILADDQAMVRTGFRMVLTPQRDFDVVAEAADGQQACELAELLRPDIVVMDVRMPRLDGIEATRRIIQCVPTTRVLVLTTFDLDEYVVSALNAGASGFLLKDAGAPELLAAVRAVHAGDSVVAPAATRRLLERLLPLENSHTPVDLRALSARELEVLTLIAKGQSNSEIADSLFLAESTVKTHINRILSKLRARDRVQLVIIAYETGLIRPGS, from the coding sequence ATGAAACCAGCACGTCTTATCCTCGCTGATGATCAAGCAATGGTGCGGACTGGGTTCCGTATGGTTCTGACGCCCCAGCGTGACTTCGATGTAGTAGCTGAGGCTGCTGACGGCCAGCAGGCATGTGAGCTCGCTGAACTTCTTCGTCCGGACATTGTCGTCATGGATGTGCGTATGCCTCGCTTGGACGGAATCGAAGCGACTCGGCGCATTATTCAATGTGTACCGACTACGCGAGTATTGGTCTTAACGACGTTCGATCTAGACGAGTATGTTGTCAGTGCTCTCAATGCGGGGGCATCGGGTTTTCTTCTCAAAGATGCTGGCGCACCCGAACTCCTGGCTGCGGTTCGTGCTGTTCATGCTGGTGATTCTGTTGTGGCTCCTGCTGCTACCCGCCGTCTGCTGGAGCGGCTGCTTCCGTTAGAGAATTCTCACACTCCTGTTGACCTTCGGGCTTTAAGTGCCCGTGAGCTCGAAGTGTTAACTCTCATCGCTAAGGGACAATCGAACAGCGAAATTGCTGATTCTCTTTTTCTTGCAGAGTCCACGGTAAAAACTCACATCAATCGCATTCTTAGTAAATTACGCGCACGGGACCGGGTTCAGCTCGTCATCATTGCCTATGAAACCGGCCTCATTCGCCCTGGGTCCTGA
- a CDS encoding sensor histidine kinase has protein sequence MSASLRNMSRLKQTVDAVLIAVLAFLTLPGTLLEHPSWVMASWVSLLLVPLWWRRTHPDVVMAILVAVGAVQLAVSDSAIEGNVTMLLALYSCARYGRVWRSAVWVVVVLAGSGVATYVWTRDEVGLVSPELLQRDIQSLAGALVALTLLSWMAGHLGRLDASLISVRTAAEVAAQEQEVRLAVAAERAQIGREVHDIMGHALALIAVQADAACYIIAASPREIDLSPDERLRQSEEALSNIRTHATAALEETRTLVRAIGEADSEKDIRHPLHGIDDIPELVDAVRSSGRVVKLDCENFDFGRIDTPTQSAIYRVVQESITNAIKHTRTAEINIHITYDSDLTVSVCTEKDSAENTTTTVKSSAEPLRRGRGLIGMNERVSALGGVLRAGPTPEGGFLVEARLPLQVNEHVTS, from the coding sequence ATGTCCGCTTCACTGAGGAATATGTCACGGCTTAAACAAACTGTCGATGCGGTATTGATCGCAGTTTTAGCGTTTTTAACGCTGCCTGGAACTTTGTTAGAGCACCCTTCGTGGGTAATGGCTTCATGGGTATCGCTACTTCTTGTGCCTTTATGGTGGCGGCGCACGCATCCAGATGTGGTTATGGCCATCCTCGTTGCTGTTGGCGCAGTGCAGTTAGCGGTTTCGGACTCAGCAATCGAAGGCAACGTGACAATGCTGCTGGCTCTTTATTCATGTGCTCGATACGGACGCGTGTGGCGATCTGCTGTTTGGGTTGTGGTTGTTTTAGCTGGCTCCGGCGTAGCCACCTATGTATGGACACGTGACGAGGTTGGACTGGTATCTCCTGAGTTGTTGCAGCGCGATATACAAAGCCTTGCTGGAGCATTGGTTGCACTGACCTTGCTGTCATGGATGGCAGGCCATTTGGGTCGTCTTGATGCGTCCCTGATATCTGTACGTACTGCAGCGGAAGTTGCCGCACAGGAGCAGGAGGTTCGTCTCGCTGTTGCTGCTGAACGCGCACAGATCGGACGGGAGGTGCACGACATCATGGGACATGCCCTTGCGTTAATTGCTGTGCAGGCTGACGCCGCTTGCTACATCATCGCTGCCTCGCCTCGCGAAATTGATCTTTCGCCCGATGAGCGTCTAAGGCAGTCCGAGGAGGCACTTAGTAACATTCGTACCCATGCGACGGCTGCTCTTGAGGAAACCCGCACTTTAGTTCGCGCTATCGGCGAAGCTGATTCTGAGAAGGATATACGGCACCCTCTGCATGGAATCGACGATATTCCAGAGTTAGTCGACGCGGTTCGTAGCAGTGGACGGGTCGTTAAACTTGATTGTGAGAATTTTGACTTTGGAAGGATCGACACCCCAACCCAGAGCGCGATTTATCGAGTGGTACAGGAGTCAATAACAAACGCAATCAAACACACGAGAACCGCGGAAATTAATATTCACATTACATACGACTCTGACCTCACAGTCAGTGTTTGCACTGAGAAAGATTCGGCAGAAAATACTACTACCACTGTTAAGTCTTCCGCAGAGCCGCTACGACGCGGTCGGGGATTGATTGGAATGAATGAGCGAGTAAGCGCCCTTGGTGGCGTCTTGCGCGCTGGACCAACACCAGAAGGAGGTTTTCTCGTTGAAGCGCGGCTACCTCTTCAGGTCAATGAACATGTGACGTCATGA
- a CDS encoding DUF418 domain-containing protein encodes MPPVRHRYAFLDALRGFAVAGIIFVNIPDITRLGWDGEELPGPEAVLSVFHYFVSGRFVPIFVFLFGASMVFMRESARCRGCSPWAVLARRLVALLAIGALHQIAYPGEVLIMYAVAGLIMLPAIILIPGRLQLLGGLVATVAVFTLKGGGLASIPTLMLLGAGAVSCGWIEKLERGDKSVKVTAASALAATVAGYWWQTTQPGDPRFTLAGGATGGIMAVLYITLLSLMWQTQAKGILQALFTPLGRAAFTCYLTATMIVVPVGKIFHFSVCGDLRVAVVLGAAILIAQNIFMRFWFKRFTYGPLEYPWRAITWFGVPFRSAKNTEPLQG; translated from the coding sequence ATGCCTCCTGTACGACACCGATACGCATTTCTCGATGCTCTCCGCGGCTTTGCTGTAGCCGGGATCATCTTCGTTAATATTCCCGATATCACTCGCCTTGGCTGGGACGGTGAAGAGTTACCTGGACCAGAAGCTGTCTTATCTGTCTTTCATTACTTCGTTTCGGGCAGATTTGTGCCCATCTTCGTGTTTCTTTTCGGAGCCTCGATGGTATTTATGCGTGAATCGGCCCGTTGTCGGGGGTGTTCCCCATGGGCGGTTCTCGCACGCCGACTCGTTGCCCTTCTCGCTATTGGGGCGCTGCATCAAATCGCTTACCCAGGCGAAGTTTTGATTATGTATGCCGTCGCTGGACTCATTATGTTGCCAGCCATAATTCTCATTCCAGGAAGGCTACAACTCTTAGGAGGACTTGTAGCGACGGTTGCTGTTTTCACTCTCAAAGGAGGAGGACTCGCTTCAATACCAACTCTGATGCTTTTAGGAGCAGGAGCGGTATCTTGCGGATGGATCGAGAAGCTCGAACGTGGCGACAAGTCCGTCAAGGTCACCGCCGCTTCGGCGCTGGCAGCGACAGTTGCCGGATACTGGTGGCAAACAACTCAGCCAGGCGACCCTCGATTCACGCTCGCAGGTGGAGCTACAGGTGGCATCATGGCCGTTTTGTACATCACTCTTTTATCTTTGATGTGGCAAACCCAGGCAAAAGGAATACTGCAAGCTCTCTTTACTCCACTCGGGCGAGCAGCTTTTACCTGCTATCTCACGGCTACCATGATCGTCGTTCCAGTCGGGAAAATTTTCCACTTCAGTGTCTGCGGCGACCTGCGAGTAGCAGTGGTTTTAGGTGCTGCAATCCTGATTGCGCAGAACATTTTCATGCGATTTTGGTTTAAACGCTTCACTTATGGCCCGCTCGAGTATCCATGGAGAGCAATCACATGGTTTGGGGTTCCTTTCCGCTCAGCAAAAAATACTGAACCCCTTCAGGGATAA